Proteins encoded by one window of Chondromyces crocatus:
- a CDS encoding serine O-acetyltransferase gives MLKTLRTIANDLREKSRWCYERDDLPSMMKTVLTDGTAAMILYRLMQASNERGIAPLTMVFNKLNSVVGGAVIGRGADFGPGFVLIHADGVVINGSVKGGRNIKIEHQVTIGAERRQSPIIGDDVFIGAGAKIVGSVKIGDGARIGANAVVVHDVPPHTTVVGIPAKPVRRREEAATTGEGIPAAEGDISGKGEGL, from the coding sequence ATGCTCAAGACCCTTCGCACGATCGCCAACGACCTCCGCGAGAAGTCCCGCTGGTGCTACGAGCGCGACGATCTTCCCTCGATGATGAAGACGGTGCTCACCGACGGCACCGCCGCGATGATCCTGTACCGCCTGATGCAGGCCTCGAACGAACGCGGCATCGCGCCGCTCACCATGGTGTTCAACAAACTGAACAGCGTGGTCGGCGGCGCCGTCATCGGTCGAGGCGCCGACTTCGGACCAGGATTCGTGCTCATCCACGCGGACGGCGTGGTCATCAACGGTTCGGTCAAGGGCGGGCGCAACATCAAGATCGAGCACCAGGTCACCATCGGCGCCGAGCGACGTCAGAGCCCGATCATCGGAGACGATGTGTTCATCGGCGCCGGGGCCAAGATCGTGGGGTCGGTGAAGATCGGAGACGGCGCCCGAATCGGCGCCAACGCGGTCGTGGTGCACGACGTCCCGCCGCACACGACGGTGGTCGGCATCCCGGCGAAGCCCGTGCGCCGCCGCGAAGAGGCCGCGACCACAGGGGAGGGGATCCCCGCAGCAGAGGGCGACATCAGCGGGAAAGGGGAGGGTCTCTGA
- a CDS encoding class I SAM-dependent DNA methyltransferase — translation MSTARKEPGIGDPSSGYEAVAPEFVRRRASSSIGVATVRTWARTLPRGGAILDLGCGAGVPIAEALIDEGFAVHGIDGSPTLAAAFRRRFPHAPLACEAIEHSRFFERTFDGVIAVGLMFLLPADVQRATLHKVGLALNAGGRFLFTSPAQKCAWTDVLTGRQSLSLGAEEYKAVLSDAGLMLMSEHDDEGENHYFDTCRSRGPSSAAV, via the coding sequence GTGAGCACAGCGAGGAAGGAACCGGGCATCGGCGACCCATCCAGCGGCTACGAGGCCGTCGCCCCGGAGTTCGTACGGCGGCGAGCGTCATCGAGCATCGGTGTCGCCACGGTCCGAACGTGGGCTCGAACGCTCCCCCGAGGTGGGGCAATCCTCGACCTCGGCTGCGGAGCCGGCGTGCCCATTGCGGAGGCACTGATCGACGAAGGATTCGCAGTTCATGGAATCGATGGCTCGCCGACGCTGGCTGCGGCATTTCGTCGTCGGTTCCCTCATGCGCCTCTCGCCTGCGAAGCCATCGAGCACTCCCGTTTTTTCGAGCGAACATTCGACGGCGTGATCGCGGTGGGCTTGATGTTCCTGCTGCCCGCCGACGTGCAACGCGCCACCCTTCACAAGGTCGGGTTGGCATTGAATGCCGGCGGCAGGTTTCTGTTCACCTCCCCGGCGCAGAAGTGCGCCTGGACCGACGTGCTGACGGGCCGTCAATCGCTCTCCCTGGGGGCCGAGGAGTACAAGGCCGTCCTCTCGGACGCTGGCCTCATGTTGATGAGCGAGCACGACGATGAAGGCGAGAACCACTACTTCGACACATGCCGTTCACGTGGACCCTCGTCAGCCGCGGTCTGA
- a CDS encoding STAS/SEC14 domain-containing protein, with the protein MTMGRREPRGLDPGDAPPSTARPARTLQLGAHHVELEDPDTCTVRFGGDLDERDVALILDAFEAFAITRERAYLLIDLATIGRITPGARRLSGMRQLPPQYAGLTLFGGTFEQQLVAKLATMAGWLLRGRALGKPKPVCVDRERDARAWVAAQRAKR; encoded by the coding sequence ATGACGATGGGCAGGAGGGAGCCGCGCGGCCTCGATCCGGGCGACGCGCCCCCGTCGACGGCTCGACCGGCGAGGACCCTCCAGCTCGGCGCGCACCACGTCGAGCTCGAAGACCCCGACACCTGCACCGTGCGCTTCGGTGGCGACCTCGACGAGCGCGACGTTGCCCTCATCCTCGACGCCTTTGAAGCCTTCGCCATCACCCGGGAGCGCGCCTACCTGCTCATCGACCTGGCCACCATCGGACGCATCACCCCCGGCGCTCGGCGTCTGAGCGGCATGCGCCAGCTCCCCCCGCAGTACGCCGGCCTCACCCTCTTCGGCGGCACCTTCGAGCAACAGCTCGTGGCCAAGCTCGCGACGATGGCCGGCTGGCTCCTGCGTGGTCGCGCCCTGGGCAAACCGAAGCCGGTCTGCGTCGACCGCGAGCGCGACGCCCGCGCCTGGGTGGCCGCGCAGCGAGCGAAGCGCTGA
- a CDS encoding alpha/beta hydrolase: MRIFFRSLPLVLVLGLGPLAACGGSDTDGSGGSGASTSSQSSSGGAGGTGGDGGSAGTGGDGGSGGNGGDGGSGGGSAEVPPELTFTDPPVDNLADGVKFAEAVPYGDDPRQVMDVFLPESSAPTGAIFFFHGGGFVGGSRTSAYSGNASALRRVTSEGVAFITVDYRLLQAAGVETEGVIKSLRDAQRSLQFVRRWAGVFNVDPARVAVYGSSAGAGTSLWLAYHDDMAVAGGADRIAQESSRPRAAAALATQSTYDVMRWAPDVFASTYPYVSNELLLGQAALRQMVVQFYGLDGALVDNANALRAALETPELVAYRADVDMLDLLSADDPGTFVNNTGANNAPVDPGFDLLHHPLHARTLLERAGAVGADFDADIPAFNVDSPTTAMDFLLDQVAQ; this comes from the coding sequence ATGCGCATCTTCTTTCGATCGCTTCCGCTCGTCCTCGTCCTCGGCCTGGGGCCGCTGGCTGCCTGCGGAGGCTCGGACACCGACGGCAGTGGGGGCAGCGGCGCGTCGACCAGCTCGCAATCGTCCAGCGGCGGGGCTGGCGGTACGGGAGGCGACGGGGGGAGCGCCGGCACGGGCGGTGACGGTGGCAGCGGGGGGAACGGCGGCGATGGCGGCAGTGGTGGCGGCAGCGCAGAGGTGCCGCCCGAGCTGACGTTCACCGACCCGCCCGTCGACAACCTGGCGGATGGGGTGAAGTTCGCCGAGGCGGTCCCGTATGGCGACGATCCGCGGCAGGTGATGGACGTGTTCCTGCCCGAGTCCAGCGCGCCGACGGGCGCGATCTTCTTCTTCCACGGGGGCGGCTTCGTGGGCGGGAGCCGCACGTCGGCCTACTCGGGGAACGCGAGCGCGCTGCGGCGCGTGACGAGTGAGGGGGTGGCGTTCATCACGGTGGATTACCGGCTGCTCCAGGCGGCCGGCGTGGAGACGGAGGGGGTGATCAAGAGCCTGCGGGATGCGCAGCGGTCGCTGCAGTTCGTGCGGCGCTGGGCGGGCGTGTTCAACGTCGACCCGGCCCGGGTCGCGGTGTACGGCAGCTCGGCGGGCGCCGGGACCAGCTTGTGGCTCGCGTACCACGACGACATGGCCGTCGCGGGGGGCGCGGATCGGATCGCGCAGGAGAGCAGCCGCCCGCGCGCCGCCGCGGCCCTGGCGACGCAGTCGACGTACGACGTCATGCGCTGGGCGCCGGACGTCTTCGCCAGCACGTACCCCTATGTGTCCAACGAACTTCTGCTCGGGCAGGCGGCGCTCCGGCAGATGGTGGTCCAGTTCTACGGTCTCGACGGCGCGCTGGTCGACAACGCGAACGCCCTCCGGGCCGCACTCGAGACGCCCGAGCTGGTCGCCTACCGCGCCGATGTCGACATGCTCGACCTGCTGTCCGCCGACGATCCGGGCACGTTCGTGAACAACACGGGCGCCAACAACGCGCCGGTCGACCCGGGCTTCGATCTCTTGCACCACCCGCTCCACGCCCGGACGCTCCTGGAGCGCGCCGGCGCAGTGGGCGCCGACTTCGACGCCGACATCCCTGCATTCAACGTGGATTCGCCGACCACCGCCATGGACTTCCTGCTGGACCAGGTCGCGCAATGA
- a CDS encoding DUF362 domain-containing protein: MSASSTPAASRVVIISRPGLSYAEGAPFDPPHPVYEAVEAMFRELGLDRGRVGTPDWNPLGDLIAPGDRVVVKPNLVSQRNLHERITGQKLAASSTHGSLLRPVLDYALRAAGPRGQVRVIDAPVEGCVVEEVAGPLGIWAVIDHLRARGHDVAFTDLRTFRVVPWLPLDDVRRAGRSFNLGLLMRRALSGDPRGYRVVDLGERSFFARADAPPGSRLRFHRSHYETPVPHHTRGRHEYSAPGTVLDADVVINLPKMKTHKKTGVTLSLKSAIGLTNEKYWLPHFTEGDPSIGGDELEQPRSPREVLEDKLSRLPLPGGWSLIARAPRLDARPKIIDGSWEGNRTLWRTILDLNRILLFADRAGKLRDAPQRRYLSIVDGVVAGEGEGPLGATPVEAGLLVGGTHPALVDAVATRCMGLDPLTIVQVREALDAGLAPGGLAELEEIVDGPLGTRKFRPPRSWPSLLAAPTMG, translated from the coding sequence GTGTCCGCCTCGTCCACGCCGGCGGCGTCGCGGGTGGTGATCATCAGCCGGCCAGGGCTGAGCTACGCCGAGGGCGCGCCGTTCGACCCGCCACACCCGGTGTACGAGGCCGTGGAGGCGATGTTCCGGGAGCTGGGCCTCGATCGGGGGCGGGTCGGCACGCCGGACTGGAACCCGCTCGGCGATCTGATCGCGCCCGGGGACCGGGTGGTCGTGAAGCCGAATTTGGTCTCGCAGCGGAACCTGCACGAGCGCATCACGGGACAGAAGCTCGCGGCGTCGAGCACGCACGGGTCGCTGCTCCGGCCCGTGCTCGACTACGCGCTGCGCGCCGCTGGGCCGCGCGGGCAGGTGCGGGTGATCGATGCCCCCGTGGAAGGGTGCGTGGTCGAGGAGGTGGCGGGTCCGCTCGGGATCTGGGCCGTCATCGACCACCTGCGCGCGCGCGGACACGACGTGGCCTTCACGGATCTGCGCACGTTCCGGGTGGTGCCCTGGCTCCCGCTCGACGACGTGCGCCGGGCGGGTCGCTCGTTCAACCTGGGCCTCTTGATGAGGCGCGCGCTGTCGGGAGACCCGCGCGGCTATCGGGTGGTCGATCTCGGTGAGCGGAGCTTCTTCGCCAGGGCCGACGCGCCACCAGGCTCGCGGCTCCGCTTCCACCGTAGCCACTACGAGACCCCCGTACCGCACCACACGAGAGGTCGACACGAGTACAGCGCCCCGGGGACGGTGCTCGACGCCGACGTGGTGATCAACCTCCCCAAGATGAAGACGCACAAGAAGACGGGCGTCACGCTCTCGCTGAAGAGCGCCATCGGGCTGACGAACGAGAAGTACTGGTTGCCCCACTTCACGGAAGGTGATCCGTCGATCGGGGGAGACGAGCTGGAGCAGCCGCGCTCCCCGAGAGAAGTCCTCGAGGACAAGCTGAGCCGCCTGCCGCTACCCGGTGGGTGGTCGCTGATCGCGCGGGCTCCCCGCCTCGACGCCCGCCCCAAGATCATCGACGGGAGCTGGGAAGGGAACCGCACCCTCTGGCGGACCATCCTCGATCTGAACCGCATCCTGCTGTTCGCCGACCGCGCGGGAAAGCTCCGTGACGCACCGCAGCGGCGCTACCTGTCTATCGTCGATGGGGTCGTCGCCGGTGAAGGAGAAGGTCCGCTCGGCGCAACGCCGGTCGAGGCGGGTCTGCTCGTGGGCGGCACCCATCCTGCACTCGTCGACGCCGTGGCGACGAGGTGCATGGGCCTCGATCCGCTGACGATCGTGCAAGTACGGGAGGCCCTCGACGCCGGGCTCGCCCCCGGGGGTCTCGCCGAGCTGGAAGAGATCGTCGACGGACCGCTGGGGACACGCAAGTTCAGGCCTCCCCGGAGCTGGCCGTCGCTGCTGGCCGCCCCGACGATGGGCTGA
- a CDS encoding GAF domain-containing protein, whose amino-acid sequence MAEETPDLRGIPKAEAYQALLASVNATLEGIDDPIAAMATMAALLHHGFGHLWTGFYRLASPGLLRVGPYQGTLGCLEIRVGKGVCGAAASERRTVIVADVHAFPGHITCDARSRSEIVVPVFGPDGDLLAVLDIDADQPAAFDEEDRAGLERLVAWFAERRHEASAQR is encoded by the coding sequence ATGGCAGAGGAGACACCGGATCTGCGCGGCATTCCCAAGGCGGAGGCGTACCAGGCGCTGCTGGCCTCGGTGAACGCCACGCTCGAAGGGATCGACGATCCCATCGCGGCCATGGCCACGATGGCCGCGCTCCTCCACCACGGCTTCGGGCACCTCTGGACGGGTTTTTACCGGCTGGCAAGCCCGGGGCTGCTGCGCGTCGGGCCTTACCAGGGGACGCTGGGTTGTCTGGAGATCCGGGTGGGCAAGGGGGTGTGCGGCGCGGCGGCGTCGGAGCGGCGGACGGTGATCGTGGCCGACGTGCATGCCTTCCCGGGGCACATCACCTGCGACGCGCGATCCCGCTCGGAGATCGTGGTCCCGGTCTTCGGGCCGGACGGTGACCTGCTCGCCGTGCTCGACATCGACGCGGACCAGCCTGCGGCGTTCGATGAAGAGGACCGGGCGGGGCTGGAGCGGCTGGTGGCCTGGTTTGCGGAGCGGCGCCACGAGGCGAGCGCTCAGCGGTAA
- a CDS encoding alpha-amylase family glycosyl hydrolase, with protein sequence MRRPFTALFLLPLFLTGVAASCGDDDGGGGSGAGPTTTSTGTPGTGGDGGQGGASACGGSSECKIHVETRLPLGATNPRIAGEWNGWELETATPLTVTGSGTYTADLELPPGLHAYKVIYDKGGQTHWELDPAQGRRKYVDGIENSAVQVRDCRAPTLAVDTSTPARTAPGQGTYTAKLAYVDGSEGAGPSPEGFEATLEHDGEARALDASEITIDESGNVAIQIAGLDDGKYRVVLHPRTRTGCQGEPLLLVFWIEEEAFSWKDALVYMVLTDRYRDGDTSNNAPVTPLADPRGDWMGGDLIGLTRSIAEGKLDALGIRAIWLTPFQTNPDGAFMAADGVHYVTGYHGYWPISAREVDPRLGGAQALHDLVRTAHAHGIRILQDYVINHVHAEHEYVTSHPEWFREGCICGTDGCDWTEKALECRFADYMPDINFSNSESAAAFIDDALWWLDEFDLDGLRVDAVKHVEEVSTRNLAAAVREKFEPGGTRYFLMGETAMGWNDCADPCNDQNYDTIAKYVGPHGLDGQFDFVLYHGVAYQTFAWGQRGMLHAEYWTEQVLDRWGPDAIMTPYIGSHDTPRFTTYASYRAEGERGIPGNQWSNTAEAPTDDEPYWRTRIGLAWVLNLPGAPLLYYGDEYGQWGGADPNNRLMWRTDDQLDAREAETLAFVRKLGTARKNLLPLRRGDYVSLAATEDTLIFGRRMAPGQAAIVALTSAAGGETLSAPVQGTLGFTPGTVLHDALGGASVTVQANGTIDVAVPARSAKILAP encoded by the coding sequence ATGCGTCGCCCTTTCACCGCGCTGTTCCTCCTTCCCCTTTTTCTCACGGGGGTCGCCGCCTCCTGTGGCGACGACGATGGCGGGGGCGGGAGCGGCGCGGGTCCGACCACGACCTCCACCGGAACACCGGGGACCGGAGGGGATGGCGGGCAGGGCGGCGCGAGCGCGTGTGGCGGGTCGTCCGAGTGCAAGATCCACGTCGAAACCAGGCTCCCGCTCGGCGCCACCAACCCGCGCATCGCGGGCGAGTGGAACGGCTGGGAGCTGGAGACGGCGACCCCGCTCACCGTCACCGGCAGCGGCACCTACACGGCCGACCTCGAACTGCCACCCGGACTACACGCCTACAAGGTCATCTACGACAAGGGTGGGCAGACCCACTGGGAGCTCGACCCGGCCCAGGGACGGCGCAAGTACGTCGATGGCATCGAGAACTCCGCCGTCCAGGTGCGCGACTGCCGCGCCCCCACCCTGGCCGTCGACACCAGCACGCCCGCGCGCACGGCGCCGGGACAGGGCACGTACACCGCGAAGCTCGCCTACGTCGACGGCAGCGAAGGCGCCGGCCCCTCGCCCGAAGGCTTCGAGGCCACCCTGGAGCACGACGGCGAAGCCCGCGCCCTCGACGCCTCCGAGATCACCATCGACGAGAGCGGCAACGTCGCCATCCAGATCGCTGGCCTCGACGACGGCAAGTACCGCGTCGTCCTCCACCCCCGCACCCGCACTGGCTGCCAGGGCGAGCCCCTGCTTCTCGTCTTCTGGATCGAGGAAGAGGCGTTCTCCTGGAAGGACGCCCTCGTCTACATGGTCCTCACCGACCGCTACCGCGACGGCGACACCAGCAACAACGCCCCCGTCACCCCCCTCGCCGATCCACGCGGCGACTGGATGGGCGGCGACCTCATCGGCCTCACCCGCTCCATCGCCGAAGGAAAGCTCGACGCGCTGGGCATCCGCGCCATCTGGCTCACCCCCTTCCAGACCAACCCCGACGGCGCCTTCATGGCCGCCGACGGCGTGCACTACGTCACCGGCTACCACGGCTACTGGCCCATCAGCGCCCGCGAAGTCGACCCCCGCCTCGGCGGTGCCCAGGCCCTCCACGACCTCGTCCGCACCGCCCACGCGCACGGCATCCGCATCCTCCAGGACTACGTCATCAACCACGTCCACGCCGAGCACGAGTACGTGACCTCGCACCCCGAGTGGTTCCGCGAGGGCTGCATCTGCGGCACCGACGGCTGTGACTGGACGGAGAAGGCCCTCGAGTGCCGCTTCGCCGACTACATGCCCGACATCAACTTCTCGAACTCCGAGTCCGCCGCCGCCTTCATCGACGACGCCCTCTGGTGGCTCGACGAGTTCGATCTCGACGGCCTCCGCGTCGACGCCGTGAAGCACGTCGAAGAGGTCTCCACCCGGAACCTCGCCGCCGCCGTCCGCGAGAAGTTCGAGCCCGGCGGCACCCGCTACTTCCTCATGGGCGAGACCGCCATGGGCTGGAACGACTGCGCCGACCCCTGCAACGACCAGAACTACGACACCATCGCGAAGTACGTCGGCCCCCACGGCCTCGATGGCCAGTTCGACTTCGTCCTCTACCACGGCGTCGCCTACCAGACCTTCGCGTGGGGACAGCGCGGCATGCTCCACGCCGAATACTGGACGGAACAAGTCCTCGACCGATGGGGCCCTGACGCGATCATGACCCCGTACATCGGCAGCCACGACACGCCACGCTTCACTACCTACGCCAGCTACCGTGCCGAGGGAGAGCGCGGCATCCCTGGCAACCAGTGGAGCAACACCGCCGAGGCCCCCACCGACGACGAGCCCTACTGGCGCACCCGCATCGGCCTCGCCTGGGTGCTGAACCTCCCGGGCGCCCCGCTGCTCTACTACGGCGACGAGTACGGCCAGTGGGGCGGCGCCGACCCCAACAACCGCCTCATGTGGCGCACCGACGACCAGCTCGACGCCCGCGAAGCCGAGACCCTCGCCTTCGTCCGCAAGCTCGGCACCGCCCGCAAGAACCTCCTCCCCCTCCGCCGCGGTGACTACGTCTCCCTCGCCGCCACGGAGGACACCCTCATCTTCGGCCGCCGCATGGCCCCTGGCCAGGCCGCCATCGTCGCCCTCACCAGCGCTGCCGGCGGCGAGACCCTGAGCGCTCCCGTCCAGGGGACCCTCGGCTTCACCCCGGGCACCGTCCTCCACGACGCTCTCGGTGGTGCCAGCGTCACCGTCCAGGCCAACGGCACCATCGACGTCGCCGTCCCTGCCCGCAGCGCCAAGATCCTCGCCCCCTGA
- a CDS encoding glycosyltransferase, whose amino-acid sequence MSVIVPCFNEALNLRELTARMLRVFEVGGLRGELLLVDDGSKDDTAAVIQALSVEHPGVVVGCLHPQNQGIAAAWRTGAVAARGELCAIIDADLQYQPEDLLRLRRALYDHSVDVVQGWRSAVGRQRDQRYHLSRGLNHLLNGVFGMDLHDNKSGFVVCAREVLLDLLTFEGRYFYWQSFIMVAAHAKGYSYREIETIFEERRQGKSFLEGAALKTSARSLVDVARAAWEYRVKPPPPDVARQFLQRHPVEDRTPPKSATERRRFDAYLAVFNQTHWMITRDVEHYYETLLKTQWLGHRETRALQDEKLRRMIRHAYRNVPYYRSRMQALGLRPEDIRGQDDLYKLPLLSKSEVRQHLYFDILSENHDKSQVLRIATSGSTGEPFVCYADRAQLEFRWAATLRAQEWTGYQFGDPTVRLWHQTLGMSRSQVLRERADAMLSNRTFIPIFELSDDNLDAMVRVLEEAAPVLLDGYAEALDFLGRYVKERRPLSVKPRAIMSSAQTLPLASRRLIEQAFGCEVFDKYGAREFSGIAYECEAHEGHHVVAEGYIVEVLKGGQPAAPGEIGEVVITDLNNTCMPFIRYRIGDLAEAMDPTALCRCGRGAPRVGAIEGRVQSIIRGTDGHYLPGTFFAHYLKELDHAIKAFQVIQEVPGAITFRVVKGGRFSREVLEEVLATFRRHLGERMRIEVEFVDEVAMVRTGKRVASVSRLGIDFQREEPTMVRPSL is encoded by the coding sequence ATGTCGGTCATCGTCCCCTGCTTCAACGAGGCGCTGAACCTGCGAGAGCTCACGGCGCGGATGCTGCGGGTGTTCGAGGTGGGTGGGCTGCGCGGGGAGTTGCTCCTCGTGGACGACGGGTCGAAGGACGATACGGCGGCGGTCATCCAGGCGCTGTCGGTGGAGCACCCCGGGGTCGTGGTGGGGTGTCTTCACCCGCAGAACCAGGGGATCGCGGCGGCCTGGCGCACGGGGGCGGTGGCGGCGCGCGGGGAGCTGTGCGCCATCATCGACGCCGATCTGCAGTACCAGCCCGAGGATCTGCTGCGGCTCCGCCGCGCGCTGTACGATCACAGCGTCGACGTGGTGCAGGGCTGGCGGAGCGCGGTGGGGCGCCAGCGCGATCAGCGCTACCACCTGAGCCGCGGCCTGAACCACCTGCTGAACGGCGTGTTCGGCATGGACCTGCACGACAACAAGAGCGGGTTCGTGGTCTGCGCGCGCGAGGTGCTGCTGGATCTGCTGACGTTCGAGGGGCGCTACTTCTACTGGCAGTCCTTCATCATGGTGGCGGCCCACGCGAAGGGGTACTCGTACCGCGAGATCGAGACGATCTTCGAGGAGCGTCGGCAAGGGAAGTCGTTCCTGGAAGGGGCCGCGCTGAAGACGTCGGCGCGCTCGCTGGTCGACGTGGCGCGCGCCGCCTGGGAGTACCGGGTGAAGCCGCCGCCGCCGGACGTGGCGCGGCAGTTCCTGCAGCGGCACCCGGTGGAGGACCGGACGCCACCGAAATCGGCGACCGAACGGCGACGCTTCGACGCTTACCTCGCGGTGTTCAACCAGACGCACTGGATGATCACGCGCGACGTGGAGCACTACTACGAGACGCTGCTGAAGACGCAGTGGCTGGGCCACCGCGAGACACGCGCGCTGCAGGACGAGAAGCTGCGGAGGATGATCCGGCATGCGTACCGAAACGTGCCTTACTACCGCAGCAGGATGCAGGCGCTCGGGCTGCGGCCGGAGGACATCCGGGGGCAGGACGATCTGTACAAGCTGCCGTTGCTCTCGAAGAGCGAGGTGCGGCAGCACCTGTACTTCGACATTCTCTCGGAGAACCACGACAAGTCGCAGGTGCTGCGCATCGCGACCAGCGGCTCCACGGGCGAGCCGTTCGTCTGCTACGCGGACCGGGCGCAGCTCGAGTTCCGCTGGGCGGCGACGCTTCGCGCGCAGGAGTGGACGGGCTACCAGTTCGGTGACCCGACGGTTCGCCTGTGGCACCAGACGCTGGGCATGAGCCGGAGCCAGGTCCTGCGCGAGCGGGCGGACGCGATGCTCTCGAACCGGACCTTCATCCCCATCTTCGAGCTGTCCGACGACAACCTGGACGCGATGGTGCGGGTTCTGGAAGAGGCAGCGCCGGTGCTGCTGGACGGCTACGCCGAGGCGCTGGACTTCCTGGGGCGCTACGTGAAGGAGCGGCGGCCGCTGTCGGTGAAGCCGCGGGCCATCATGTCCAGTGCGCAGACGCTTCCGCTCGCGAGCCGGAGGCTGATCGAGCAGGCGTTCGGCTGCGAGGTGTTCGACAAGTACGGGGCGCGCGAGTTCTCGGGGATCGCGTACGAGTGCGAGGCGCACGAGGGGCACCACGTGGTGGCGGAGGGGTACATCGTGGAGGTGCTGAAGGGCGGGCAGCCAGCAGCGCCAGGGGAGATCGGGGAGGTGGTGATCACCGACCTCAACAACACGTGCATGCCGTTCATTCGCTACCGGATCGGCGACCTCGCAGAGGCGATGGATCCCACGGCGCTCTGCCGCTGCGGGCGCGGGGCGCCTCGGGTCGGTGCCATCGAAGGGCGGGTGCAATCGATCATCCGGGGGACCGATGGTCACTACCTGCCCGGCACGTTCTTCGCTCACTACCTGAAGGAGCTGGACCACGCGATCAAGGCGTTCCAGGTGATCCAGGAGGTGCCGGGCGCGATCACCTTCCGGGTCGTGAAGGGCGGTCGGTTCTCGCGAGAGGTGCTCGAGGAGGTGCTGGCCACGTTCCGGCGTCACCTGGGCGAGCGGATGCGGATCGAGGTGGAGTTCGTCGACGAGGTGGCGATGGTGCGCACCGGAAAGCGCGTCGCGAGCGTGTCCCGCCTGGGCATCGACTTCCAGCGGGAGGAGCCGACGATGGTGAGGCCTTCGCTTTGA